GATGCGATCAAATCTTCCGAAGAAGCAAATGTCAAAGCTGCTGGATCCTCTAAAACTTCATCAGCTGGCACAACCAATATTTTCATTGCCATTGACGGATCTTATTCTGGTCACTTGTGTCTTGCGGACACCGTTAAGGATAGCGCTGTCGCAGCCATTGCCGCTCTTCATCGCATGGGCATCAAAACTGCAATTGTCACAGGCGATCAACTGCCAACCGCGCTTGCGGTTGCACGTATCGTTGGCATACCATCTGAAAATGTTCACGCTGGAGTCACCCCTGATCAAAAGCAGGATATTATTCGCAAGTTTCAATCTCGTGGAGAATGTGTTGCAATGGTAGGAGATGGAATCAATGATTCTCCTGCTCTCGCCACCGCAGATGTTGGCATTGCTATGGCCGGGGGTACTGATGTCGCTATGGAAGCAGCAGACATTGTTCTCATGAGACCAAATGATCTGATGGATATCCCCGCGTCAATTCAACTTGCCAGGTCAATCTTTAATCGCATTAAGCTTAATTTAGCTTGGGCATGCGGTTATAATATCGTTGGTCTTCCTTTTGCCATGGGcatcttccttcctttcgGATTACATCTACACCCAATGGCAGCAGGTGCAGCAATGGCTTTCAGTAGTGTGAGTGTAGTAGGCAGTAGTTTGTTATTGAAGACTTGGAAAAGACCTAGGTGGATGGAAGATGCTTTGTTAGAAGAAAAGGGACAATTGAGAAAGAGGGGTCAAGGCTGGGGTTTCGGAGGCTGGAGTGGAAAGGTTACGGATGCTTATAGAGCTGTTATTGGAAGAGGCAGAAGTGATGAAGGGGGTTATGTTCCTTTGAATACTCTGGAACCGGTATAGTTTAAGTTGAATATTGAGTTGAATGGAAGAGCGCTGGGTTTAATTTGTTATTGCGAGATATCCTCTTTGGTGTTGGGGCGTTATTACGAGTTTGCCATCGAAACGAAATCGTTGACGAGCATTGGATGGCTGCAGCTATTTACTGGTTTGGTGTAGTAAAATTCTAGTTTCTTTCTTGGTCTAGGCCCAGATGTGTTGATTTGGCTTCTCTTATAATTTTCTGCACAAGATAAGATCCGAAGTGATATGATAATGTGACtatgatgaagaaggacGCTTCCCCATTCTCGTACACTCAAATACTTACCTAGCATGTAATGGATCGCCATGTAACCGTAACGCTACCTAAGAAAGCGAATTCTTCTCATTCACAGTCGTGATCAAGAAGTGTTTCGATCTCGACCTACATTTCACCATTTAGAAATAGGCAATGGTATCCGAGTTCTCACTTCGAGTAGAGTGCCATCATGCTACGTTCCACCTAGCAACTTTCAATCACGGACATCCGAACTCTCTCACCTCTATTGCCTTGGTGTAagattaatttctttataagttagtattttttcttttttgaagaCAAAATATGTGTTGATAGGATAACAGTCTTCTTATACGTGCAAATATGATACCGCATACGATTTATATTTGGTGATCCGGATTCTGGAGGTTAGTAGTAGAAGTAATAGTGGAGAAGAAGTTGCactttggaattggaattggagttaAAGTAGAAGATTTGAGTTGCGGGATTTGCTAGCTAAGCTATGTAGATCTTTCGATTTGTACTCGAGTATTTCCTCTCCCCTGATATATACCTCTTGTATTCAGCTGCCTTATATACTACACAATCTTGAGATCTTCATCTAGTAACGCCTGATTCTGCCTCACCAGTTTCATTGCCTAACTTTCTCAACATCGATATCAACATCCACTCGACTTCCCACTGCCTCTGGTGTAACCTCTCCACTAGCGATACTACCCACCGCTGTCTCTGCATCAGcctctccatccccaacCTTGATATTTCTCTCCGAAAACACCTCATCATCCCCTTCAACACTCCACTCCCTCCATTCCCCCTTGAAACCCCTCATCCATTCCCACCTAACTTCTTTCGctccttctttgcctttcACGGGAATCCCTCCCAGCCCCCCTTTCCTGAAATCTCCCTGCATCTTTGTGCGGTTCGGAACGATAAACCTCCTATCCACCCTCATAACCGCAAATAAAAAGAGCACCACAATTTCAatcccaaaatcaaagacaTAAAAGCATGCTTTACTATGATACCACGCCGGATCATCAACGCTTCTCGGTACATATGCCGTTCCTGCTCTGAAAGCCGCTCCGAGAGTAAGTAATACGGATGTTCCAAGTACCAATTGAACTTTCGTTCTTAATTTCCCGGTCCCGAATTTCTCCACCTGGTGTTGAGGGAGAAGAAGTCGCAAGAGCAGGAGCGGAATGGGAGCGAATGCGAAGATGGCAAAATACGTACTGACAACCAATATTACAATCCGATCGCTCCACAACACGTGTGGATCTAGAGTAAAGAAATTTTCTACAAGAACCGATATATTTGCGATCAATCCTGCGAATAAACTCAGATACCCTACGCGAAAACAAGTCCGGACCGAATGCTTCCATGCCCACGGATGATGTGCCCTCAATAAACGACTCATgaaaatgatgttgatgaggTATAATAATATCGTGCCTGCAGCGACGAAGACTTGAGCTGCGAGCGCGAGACGGATGTTGGAAGGGTAGGATGCCCAGATGATGCGAAGAGCGCAGGTTATGACGcgggaaaaggaaaagccGAATGCCATGCCGGACATGAGGAATTTCTGGCCGCGACGGAAGTTTATTTGGAGGAGAGACATGTGgatgatggaggagaggaggaagagcaGCATGAAGATTGTGGTGACGGGTGTATCGATTGGGTGAGTGGGTATGAGGCCTATGATGGCGGATTTTGGAGGGTAGGGTGGGGACATCTTGATGGTGTGTTAGTTTAGTACTTGGTCGTCAGAAGGGAGATGGTGTAGCAGAGacaggaggaggagaggagggaagcGACGAAGGGGGAAAGGGTTGATGAGAGGGCCATGGAAGGGCAAAAAGAGAGCAAACTTACATTTGCAGTATTCGAGGCCATCTGGCTTCTcaattgaaaacaaaagaagagaaatcttGACGTGGCTTGCACCAAAGATCTATTCCTTCAGGCCCCTTTTCTcaaaacgaagaagaagagaaacagTTCTATAAGATCCTTTCGTTATGACAACACAATTATCACATACCATTTCGCAGCAATGAAGCGAAAGTGAAATATGTTCTGGGAATCCAAGCTCTTATATTaaacttcacttcacttcatcgACAaacaagatgatgataaaagaGCAGAGATGAAGCAGACTGCTTAATCCAATGTAGTACAAGATAGAACGAATGTCATGAAGCGGAACTCCCACATCTTATAAGATACACCAGCTCCTAGACAGGATATTGGATTCGTCTAGTAATCATCTTTGGTTGCCTTGCACCTCGATACACAACATTCGATATTGGCTGTAGCCATGTTTCGTACCTTATTAATCATCCAACcacagaacagaacagaacagaacagaactCAAGACCAAAGACACATGAATCTGCAGTTATAAATCTCATTGCTACTTCCATGTTCACCTCCGCTCGAGTTCCCCTACCCAAATACCGTCTCCAAGTCCAGTTTAGCCCCAATCCTCACCATGTAGTTGTTGGTCACATTGTCATTTCCAACCAACAGTGAATACTACCCAGAAACCGGAATCTCGCCCTTCCAAAAGACCGGTTTtcgtatatatatttatacttCACCAGTAAAATACTCCATCTTGATTGGTTTGTCCTCCTTTCCCCACCAGAAGATTCTATGTTGTCCATTTCCATCCGATTTCTTACAACTAGAACCAGGGGCCAGGCGAGAAATAGATCCCGAGTACCGACATCTACTTATATACTCTCAATGCCCCCGGTCACGCCGCTGAATGTTAGGCATCGGGGAGTTAACGTTGAGCTATCATCTGGAAAATCAATGATCTACGTAAAACGCCCTGATTGAATGAGTATAAGCTTTAACTACTAGGTGTACAGATTGATTTTCGTGAGGAGGCGTTCTTGTGCGAGGGTTCAAGCATTTGCCAGCTATCTTGGGCCGTTTTGCAATCTGCTGTCCTACATCGCTAATGTTGGGTTCCACGATACGAATACGGAAAATATATCAGATTTGGTCCTGGTATTCTTGTTACTTGCTCAATATTGCCAGTGATAAGTAGAAATACGTGCAATACTGGCCCCCGAACAAATGGAATACACCTGCGAATACTCGTGAGTCTACATATCCAGACCCCCAAGCGATTGCAGTCACCTCCATGTGACTAAGATTGGAGCAAACTCCATTAGGAACATATGCGATGAAGAACCCAACAAGCATATGGAAGCTGGTTCTTTGGAGAGAGAGTTGTTCTGCATCTGGGTGCTTCAAAGAGAGGCACTCTTCTGGTGATATAGAACGTCCATGTTGGATCCAGTGTTCAAGTTTGGTTCAATATCAAGAGTTCAATAGCCATGATAGAAAAGACAGCTGAAGCTACAGGAACTGAAACGCGCTGTGCGACTCTGGGTTGGTCGGAATCCCTTGCTTCTTTGTGGCCGGTGTTGTGTGTGTAGTGTAATAAGTGTGGTAAAGGAGGCTTGAAGGGAATTTCATGGGAGGTTTGGCTGATGGCAGAATAAAGGCGGTGTACGCAGCCGTTTTGACATATGACGTTTTGAGCCTGTATCCTTGCACTATTTTATGCACGCAGGCGCCCCAAGCACAAGCCAAAGTGCGACAAGCTCTATTTACTACAGAACATGACTTccaaacatccatccatacatacacacatgcgattttgattgatatgattacaagtttgaatataatttcgCTCCCGTTGAAACCTCAATTGATCTCCGATTCCGATCAAAATGGCAAGTCCGGCTGGAAAACGCGGACCGTCAGTCTTGGTATGAGCCCAACCAACACTAAATTCCATTTGATAATTACATTTTTGCTAATTTTGTCTCAGGTTACTGATTCTCGGGAACGACAACGCCCTTCCACAGCACGAAATAACCCTCAACGACCAAATGCCAATGGCTTGAATGCGCCTAGACCGACAAGATTCATATCAGTAGACAATGTTCTACAATATGCCTCTCAAATCCCATCAGGTCAAGCTCGAGGACCACCGGCCGGGCGAAGACCTCAGGCTCTAGATCAACGTCGCGCAAGTGGTCCCATATCTGCTCGCATTGCACAGCAGAACGTTCCAGGTCGGAGTACAAAAATTAGCGAAAAATTGGTTTTGATTCCAGATACGGTGGATGAAAAGGATGATTCAGAAACAGAAGAGATTCTTGGGGCTGGAAACCAACAGCGATTCGACGGTGGTGGGGGACCCCCGACAGATGCTGAAAGGGATATATTAAAGAAGAGAGGCGGAATCAGAGGGAAGAGTTACGCAGAACGTTTGCCCAAAGCAAGTAGAGCGAACGAATTGGCTAGAGTTACTGCATATTGTACGGCACAAGCATATAAAACGAAGGCCACGGCTGCATTCGTCAAGGAACGGCACGGAGCCAAGACAAAGTTGTACGATGATTGTCTCTACACAGTTTACCATTTACCTTTGTTACCAGGTACCGAAGGATTCAGAGTACGAAGTAGCCCGGTTCTGAAAAGCCCAGGTGGAAAAGCAGTCCTAGACGAAGAGATAGAGAGGAGTGAGAACCGAGATTATCATGAGGGATATTTCGAGGATACGGATACATACGGTGTAAGGGGAGGAGAAGATAGTCCACGAAATGAAACCGACGAAGAAAGAATCAGAAGGGAAGAAGGAGCCCGAAGAGGTAGAGAGGAAACCCATATCTTTGAACAAGGCAAAAGAGCCGACAGTCCAAATCGAGTCGCTCCGGATGCGAAAACTTTTGCAGAAATGTTTGTCTTCTCGTATGGAGTGGTGGTGTTTTGGAATTTCACCGAGCACCAGGAAAAAGATATTCTGGCAGACTTGACATTTGCTGCACACAACACAGATGTATCACTTGTTGTCCGGCctcaagaggaagaagatctGGAAACAGAGGAGCTTCATTTTGAGTACAACTCCTTCGTTGATAGACCACGAATTTTTAATGATATGATAACCTTAAGAAGTGGTGATCATATGATTAAGCTAGCAATGAGTCATGCTATTGCCCAAAGTACAAAACTGAGCTTCTTTGAGGAGCGAATGTCGCAGACTATGCTTAGCGCAGAACACATTCCTAAGCATTTGGCCTTAACGGGTCAACTTGGTATGTCTCGTACGGAAATTCTCAAGATTCTTGGACGTCTCTTCAAAAGTAGGGTGGATGTCAATCTTTGTGAGCTATTCCGTTTTTTTGTCGCTTGAGTTCTTGCTAACATTTTCAAGCATCAAATATTCTCGACGTACCGAGTTTCTTTTGGGATTCCGAACCCACTTTACATCCACTTTACGAAGCTATTCGAGAGTATCTAGAAATCGGTCCTCGTATCACGACGCTGAATGAACGTTGTCGAGTTTTCTTGGACTTAGCAGAAGTTTTAAGTGACAGTATCGCAGATACAAAAATGAGCACAATCACATGGATTGTCATTATCCTAATCATCATTAGTATAGCAGTAACAGTCACAGAAGTAGGTTTAAGATTCATTATACTGGAAAAAGCAGGTGCAAGCGGGGGAAATCCTACAGTGGGAATGGGTCTTATGGATAGGAATTGGTCGAGATTTGATTTCAGTAAGCCTCAGCTGGAAGCTATTTGTGGAGTGGGACACACGATTACGGAGCTTTGAATTGAGGACTGGGAGGATGTTAATATTGCATGCGGGGTAgatactttcttctttttgtatACTGGAAGGTTTGGCGTGGACATTGGGAAGGGTGTTAAGTGTGTATAGAGTAGCTTGTGTATAATGTGCCTGTAAATATCGCCTAATGAGAGCCAGCGTtcatattaattataatctagATGAGCAGATCGGGATTTTGCCCAAATTTTTGCTGTGGGCTCTTGTAATGAGTAGTTATTGCACAATTGTTTTGGAAGCTAGAGGCTCGCTTATAACTTGATTGGTTGCAAGTAGGCAAGGCCGTTTTTGTTTGGTTGACTTGAGATTTGTGTATATTTCTACCGTTGATGGTATGCTCTTAGTAGATGCATGTTTAAACGATTGGTTTTCAAGCGCCTCGGAGACACTAGTCATGAATTTGTGGAAATATTGATCTTTGTCAAGGATCTCGATGGTAGTTCGTCTGTTTCTTGCTGAGTGTTCTTTGAAACTTGGTTGTTCAATGAAAGGGGAGGGAAGCCGATGGAAACTTCGAGTTCGAATATCAACTGATCAATGAGTGAAacagaatttgaattatcaGGGGTGTTTCAAAACCAGGACTTCTTCCTTTCACCAAAGATTACATCAAGTCCGTAGCCGGCTAGTGACTTAGGGTCTTTTTCTTGAGCCCTAATTTGTTGATGGGTCCAATCAAAAGAGTCGAATAAGATTCTTCTAGTCACTTAGATACTGCATTGTACTGCAACACAGAgttcttttgaatttgatcgtTTCTCTTCCATTGTTCACAATCGAATCGTTTTTCAGAAACACATGGAATTAGAAGATCTAGAAGACTTTTTGTTCTATCCATTTAATCTCTACATGAACCACACAAGATGTCAAAATAACATCGTAGCCGATCAGAaaagcatcaacatcaagatGTACGAATAGCGGATGAATTAACCGGACTAACTTCTCCAGTCAATTCAAACTCCCAGAGATATATATCCGATATTCCTTCATCATGATGCCCACAAACCCAGATTTCAAAGACTTCTCCCTATCTTCATACCCAAAAAATGCTTCTACCCAGAGATCCGTTCATAAATCATGTACTCGTAAGTCATGAGTTCATGAATACATGGGCTACCATAGCCATATCCATTCAAAGAGACGTCTCAGAACACACAAGTATGGCGGTCCTTGATTCAATGCCGTTCTCACAGATCTCGTCTTTGCATACCCTATTCGCGaccaaaaaaataattgaaggAGTATTGGCGGTCGATCCGAGTGTGTCGCCCCAAAATGCGTTGTCCTGAATGTAGTTGAACGATGTCCTTTGACTTTCTGTCTAGATTGCGAGATATCGACTTGCCGAGTCGCTATCATTGACCAAtaatcaacaacaaattctCAGGATCCCAACCTCGATGGTCTTCATAAATATGGGTAAGATGATCGCTGCCACTATGCCAGACTATGCCCCCTACGTGTCATTTTTTTCGGGTAGCCGCAGCTTGCTGAGCCGCAACCTTGGCCTTGCAATTCTCGGCCTTTGACTTTGCGGCAGCTTCCTTTGCCTTCTTCTCAGCAACTTCACGGGCTTTAACATTGTCCTTGTGATCTGGGTGTTTATATCCACATTTGTTGGGACAGGAGTCGGAAGCGCGAAGGAATGAATAGTCCTTCTTGAGTGGACTAGTAGCGCAAGTGGGGCAATAGCATTGGTGAGTGAGGCAGTATATGAGTCCCATGTTTGGTGCTTTTCCCTCCATGCGACAGTTACCCGgcattctcttcaaatcagGGCAGTGGTGAGTCTTGGCGGTACGTCCGGCAGGCatgatggattttggatGTTGTTGGAAAGTGGAAGATTTGGTGTATCATTGTGTTTTTGGTGtgtttgaaaatgatgagtTTCGTTAATGAGAATTCTAATAGATGGTGGATAACTTCGAGTTTATAATGGAGGGAAGAAGGAGACGAATTCCCTAGTGACAAGATATACAGCCACCAAAGGCATCTTGATTGAACACCGTACCATTGATAGAAATCATAATCACAAGTTGAGGTAGCAGTAGCAATGTTAGATTGTTGTATTAAGATTACGGTGATGATGTTATTGGTTAAGCGAGAATTGAATCTGGGGCGAGCTTAGACGATATAAACGGCTCATGCCGTATAAGCAAATAACAAGCGCAAAAATTAATTTACGGTAGATCATAATAAAGACATAGTAATCGAGGGAAAATCGAACAATTCCAAAAGGAGCAGCTATGAGATATTCCTTCTTCCGTACCAAATATTGAACAAGAATAACGCGGCTGAGAAATGCATGCCTTCATGAGCACCAGTGAATGGGCTGCTAGAAATATGAATCAAAATTCGGTATTACTGTGATTAGGGGAGTTGACAGACTGTTCTTGAGAAATGGTAGCATTCACGTTTACGGCAACGCTATTCATCCTGGTGCAATCTTAATGCGGTGTATACGGTTATGTTCATCAGATCTACAGCTCTAGCGAAATCATCGTCGTAGCTGGAACGTTTGCGTATCTTATAAGCTCCAGCTTGGACATCTATTTTCAGCAGAAAAACCATCTACTTTACAACTTCTACAAAGATATCTACCTGAACTACTCGTCTCCAGTATCGATAATTACACAATCTTTTCTCTGCGATTCAAGTTGTTAGCCTTAATATCTAATCCTATCCCTTAGGTTAGCTTCTTTCGGTCATTAATACAAGTCCTTCATCTAAATTCACATAGAGAGCCCTCACTTTCTTTGAAATCTAGCCTAGCAATCAATAAGATGGCTAAACAACATGGAACAACAAACCACCATTGTATTAGGGCAAGTGAAGGAAATTGTCGCCAATCTAAGACGCCTGGAAACAAGAAATATTGCAGTGTCCACATGCAATACTGCAAGGAACCAGGTTGCGAAATGGGTCTCCCGTATGGCTTGAGACAATTTTGCAAGGTTTGCGAAGGCAAGGCTGATAGAGAGGAAAAGCTGAAGCAGGAGACCGACGAAAAGGAACTCAAGAAAAAGGAAGCCTCTGATGCTCTTGCTAGTGCTAAtaagggaaagaagaagccgAAGACCGTGAAGCAGGGCCAGAACACTCTGGTGTCTGTGGCCGAGATTTGAGATGGTATTACTGTTTTTATGGCGGCTGGGGTTTGTCTTCGTATGGGATTGAGTCTGGGACTGATATAAGAAATTGACCATGAGCGCTCTGGAGTTTGGTTTACTCGGTGTTGGGCCATATCGTTGACCTATGTATAGGCTGATTACATCTTTGGATATAGGATCTTGGGAATTACAGTTGAAGAtctaaaatcaaaatgaaaatgaccCATCTTCAAGAATCATATTTAGGGCTCGTTCGAATCGAGTTTTTTTGACATTAGACCCAATATATCAGAAATTTTAGCCCAATGAAAATATTTACTGAACACAGTATTGaactaaatatatattagatcTAAAATATAGGAGAAATTAGTCAAATATCTTTGAAGTGAACacaatattagatttaataatctcaaaataacaaatacattaatttttttttcaactTTCCTCATACAATAGCCTACaaaaacttttgaaatacTATTGAACGAATACGTTTAAGAAAAAGCAATAACTCCTTCATTTTCAACTCAACTTCGTACATCTCAATGTTATTTCTAATACATTCGCTTTTGGTCAAATATACCCAATATATATTagcttcaatatttcaaacatGCTTGCCGTTTTATCATTATTagagatttcatcaaataaaaataaaatcgatCTGAACGAGCCCTTAGTGAGTTGGTGATTATCAAAAAGAGTTTTAGTCTcataattgaatatttggtTAATAAGATAGTTAATCAATCGgttaattatagaaattgattttgatagtaGTAACAATAACAAATCTTGAAATTGCCGATAAAATGATTGTAGTCTGTCTGTAGTGAATTTTAGTCTGAATTATTTTTATCGTCAATAATAAGATTGAGGttagattgatattgaaaacaaCTAATTAGGATAGGGAGCGGGTGTGACAGCCTTGCTTTCCCCGGATAGGTCAAAGCATGCTATGCCGTATTTGGGCATCCTCATTTTATAGGTAGAAGTGAGATGCCCAAATACGGCAAAGTGTAGGAAGTAGCAGGTTACTGATTATCCACTTCTTGTCTTCTTGTATTTCTAGTTTTTTATCATTTATCCTCGAACCATCACAGAAATGTGTGCCCAGAGATTCAAGACGAGTTTGTACAACCTTCTAACAATCAAGAGACATGAAAAAATAAATGTAATGCGATATAACGTTACTGATGATCAGGGAATTTAGCTGCATTCTTGGGAGCTTTTTTGGCGCAGCTGTATGAATTTGTATCTGGCAACGAACACTTGGTGCCGCATCTTCCATTTACATAACAACCTAGTCAATCATGCATATCTGCACTGCGCCATCAGATATTCGTGTATATgcgatatcaatatttgtCAGGTTGTCAGGGGCTAGTTACGCTTACTGAACATGGCCCCTGTTCATTTTAGAATTGATCTAAACAAAATAGCTTCAAGGTTTGCACTTTGAGTAATGAAACGTGAAGAAATTTATGTGCATTCTTACCTATTTAGCGCACTATTTACACAAGTCTCGAGCCAAGCAGGCCCTAAGCCATAtcgatttcttcattttctaatTTTGCCTATGAATTGTGATAAAATTTCACGTTAAGTCATGTCTAGTGCTTTTCTATACTTAGGTGAACTAAAATCAAGTTTCAAGTAAAACACAGACCATATTTTGGACATGGAGAAAAATCTTG
The Botrytis cinerea B05.10 chromosome 5, complete sequence DNA segment above includes these coding regions:
- the Bcrmd8 gene encoding Bcrmd8, yielding MASPAGKRGPSVLVTDSRERQRPSTARNNPQRPNANGLNAPRPTRFISVDNVLQYASQIPSGQARGPPAGRRPQALDQRRASGPISARIAQQNVPGRSTKISEKLVLIPDTVDEKDDSETEEILGAGNQQRFDGGGGPPTDAERDILKKRGGIRGKSYAERLPKASRANELARVTAYCTAQAYKTKATAAFVKERHGAKTKLYDDCLYTVYHLPLLPGTEGFRVRSSPVLKSPGGKAVLDEEIERSENRDYHEGYFEDTDTYGVRGGEDSPRNETDEERIRREEGARRGREETHIFEQGKRADSPNRVAPDAKTFAEMFVFSYGVVVFWNFTEHQEKDILADLTFAAHNTDVSLVVRPQEEEDLETEELHFEYNSFVDRPRIFNDMITLRSGDHMIKLAMSHAIAQSTKLSFFEERMSQTMLSAEHIPKHLALTGQLGMSRTEILKILGRLFKSRVDVNLSSNILDVPSFFWDSEPTLHPLYEAIREYLEIGPRITTLNERCRVFLDLAEVLSDSIADTKMSTITWIVIILIIISIAVTVTEVGLRFIILEKAGASGGNPTVGMGLMDRNWSRFDFSKPQLEAICGVGHTITEL